The following coding sequences lie in one Rhodothermales bacterium genomic window:
- a CDS encoding ABC transporter ATP-binding protein, producing MLKAASGARKAPHGPRKNPNERSYEEMGLKERFAALTYVPPFFRLLWQAGPRLMLGNMALRIVRSAIPLATLYLGKLIIDETIRLVNAGGGDMSRIWYYLGLELALVVVSDLIGRGIALMDGLLGDLFTNDISVRLMRHAAQLDLIHFEESTFYDKLERARQQSFGRHVLMSQVFTQLQNMLTILFLAAGLVAMAPWLILLLLVALVPAFLGEAHFNARSYSLIRGWTEERRELDYLRYAGASNETAKEVKIFGLADYLSTRFQDIADAYYRANRELSVRRAGWGGLLAVVGTLGYYAAYGIIIWRTVAGQFTVGDLTFLAGAFSRLRGLLEGLLLNFASIVERALYLKDLFEFFEIKPLIVEAETPRAVPAPIVEGFRFENVGFRYPGTDVWAVRELDFTLHAGEILALVGENGAGKTTLVKLLARLYDPDEGRILLDGHDLRSYDIEALRQRIGVIFQDFVRYDWTAGENIAVGRIEQRDESERVARSAEMGMARPVIDKLPGGYAQMLGRRFSEGVELSGGEWQKIALARAYMRDADLVILDEPTAALDARAEYEVFQRFAQLTEGKMAVLISHRFSTVRMADRILVLDRGRLIEEGTHEQLLALGGRYAELFGLQAEGYR from the coding sequence ATGCTAAAAGCAGCCTCCGGCGCGCGAAAGGCTCCTCATGGACCCCGCAAAAACCCGAACGAGCGCTCCTACGAGGAGATGGGTCTCAAGGAGCGCTTCGCGGCGCTGACCTACGTCCCTCCGTTTTTCAGATTGCTCTGGCAGGCCGGCCCCCGGCTCATGCTGGGCAACATGGCCCTGCGCATCGTCCGCTCCGCCATTCCCCTGGCCACGCTGTACCTGGGGAAGCTGATTATCGACGAGACGATCCGCCTGGTAAACGCCGGCGGGGGCGACATGAGCCGCATTTGGTATTACCTGGGGCTCGAACTGGCGCTGGTCGTCGTGTCCGACCTGATCGGACGTGGCATCGCGTTGATGGACGGCTTGCTCGGGGACCTGTTTACGAACGATATCTCGGTGCGGCTGATGCGCCATGCCGCGCAGCTCGACCTCATCCACTTCGAGGAGTCGACCTTCTATGACAAGCTCGAACGCGCACGCCAGCAATCCTTTGGCCGGCATGTCCTGATGAGTCAGGTCTTCACGCAGCTCCAGAACATGTTGACCATCCTGTTTCTGGCCGCCGGCCTCGTAGCGATGGCGCCCTGGCTCATCCTGCTCCTGCTCGTCGCGCTGGTGCCGGCGTTTCTGGGCGAGGCGCACTTCAATGCGCGGAGCTACAGCCTCATCCGCGGGTGGACGGAGGAGCGACGCGAACTCGACTACCTGCGTTATGCCGGCGCAAGCAACGAGACCGCCAAGGAGGTCAAGATCTTCGGGCTGGCCGATTACCTGTCGACCCGGTTTCAGGACATCGCCGATGCCTACTACCGGGCCAATCGCGAGCTGTCGGTTCGCCGCGCCGGCTGGGGCGGCCTGCTTGCCGTGGTCGGTACCCTCGGATACTACGCGGCGTACGGCATCATCATCTGGCGCACGGTCGCCGGCCAGTTCACCGTGGGCGACCTCACGTTCCTCGCCGGGGCTTTTTCCCGGCTGCGCGGGTTGCTCGAAGGGTTGTTGCTCAATTTTGCCTCCATCGTCGAGCGCGCGCTGTATCTCAAGGATCTCTTTGAGTTTTTCGAGATCAAACCGCTGATCGTGGAAGCCGAAACGCCGCGCGCCGTGCCGGCGCCGATCGTGGAGGGATTCCGCTTCGAGAACGTCGGTTTCCGGTACCCGGGCACGGACGTATGGGCGGTCCGCGAGCTGGATTTTACGCTGCATGCCGGCGAAATCCTGGCGCTCGTCGGCGAAAACGGCGCGGGCAAGACGACGCTCGTCAAACTCCTCGCCCGGCTCTACGACCCGGACGAAGGCCGCATCCTGCTGGACGGTCACGACCTCCGCTCGTACGATATCGAAGCGCTCCGGCAACGCATCGGGGTGATCTTTCAGGACTTTGTGCGGTACGATTGGACCGCCGGCGAGAACATCGCCGTCGGCAGAATCGAGCAGCGCGACGAAAGTGAACGGGTGGCGCGCTCCGCCGAAATGGGGATGGCGCGACCCGTCATCGACAAGTTGCCGGGCGGGTACGCCCAGATGCTGGGGCGCCGGTTTTCGGAAGGCGTGGAGCTCTCCGGCGGCGAATGGCAGAAAATCGCCCTGGCTCGCGCCTATATGAGAGATGCCGACCTCGTCATCCTCGACGAACCCACGGCCGCGCTGGACGCCCGGGCGGAATACGAAGTCTTCCAACGGTTTGCGCAGCTTACCGAAGGCAAGATGGCGGTGTTGATCTCCCACCGATTCTCGACCGTTCGCATGGCGGACCGCATCCTGGTCCTGGATCGCGGCCGGCTGATCGAGGAAGGCACCCACGAGCAATTGCTCGCGCTGGGAGGACGTTATGCCGAACTGTTCGGGCTCCAGGCGGAAGGATACCGCTAG
- the rsmB gene encoding 16S rRNA (cytosine(967)-C(5))-methyltransferase RsmB: MNQPSSRASAVRQLNRIELEGASISDVGEAGIDARDHRQVREYVAGVTRWRRWLDFVLGQYYRGDLSAMEPTLRQVLRVGLYDLLFLHTPEHAALNEAVQLAKTLVRPGAGGLVNAVLRNAQRNQDRLPEPIEDDPAEALGIRYSHPTWMVRRWLDRYGRKSTIALLEWNNTRPVYALRVNTLKTDVATMLARCEALGVRVEPSPYVPEGLRVDALQPLIRGGVLSEGLCTVQDESAMLVVHLLDPQPGDLVVDVCAAPGGKSFFAASLMRNQGRIVAADVQPERLSRLETGMKPLGISIVETRAMDAAQPDADLRATADRVLLDAPCTGLGVLAKRADLRWKRTEEELSRVVSYQATLLDAAAEMVRPGGLLVYSTCTIAPEENEQQVERFLKRHDQFVLESAGAFVPEALVNPLGHLATLPQRHGIDGAFAARMRRRISE, encoded by the coding sequence TTGAATCAACCATCCAGCCGCGCCAGCGCCGTCCGTCAACTGAACCGGATCGAGCTGGAGGGCGCCTCCATCTCGGATGTCGGCGAAGCCGGCATCGACGCGCGCGACCACCGTCAGGTGCGCGAGTACGTCGCGGGCGTAACCCGCTGGCGTCGCTGGCTGGATTTTGTGCTGGGACAATACTATAGGGGCGACCTCTCGGCGATGGAGCCCACGCTCCGGCAGGTCCTTCGCGTCGGCCTTTACGATTTGCTGTTCCTGCACACCCCCGAACACGCCGCGCTGAACGAGGCGGTGCAGCTGGCCAAAACCCTCGTCCGGCCCGGCGCCGGCGGCCTCGTGAACGCCGTGTTGCGCAACGCCCAGCGCAACCAGGATCGCCTGCCCGAACCCATCGAGGACGACCCGGCCGAAGCCCTCGGCATCCGCTATTCCCACCCGACCTGGATGGTGCGGCGGTGGCTCGATCGCTACGGGCGAAAAAGCACGATCGCGCTTCTCGAATGGAATAACACGCGCCCGGTTTATGCGCTGCGGGTGAACACGCTCAAGACGGATGTCGCGACGATGCTGGCCCGCTGCGAGGCGCTGGGCGTCCGGGTCGAGCCATCGCCTTATGTGCCCGAGGGCCTCCGCGTCGATGCGCTCCAGCCGCTCATCCGCGGCGGCGTGTTGAGCGAGGGGCTGTGCACGGTGCAGGACGAAAGCGCGATGCTCGTCGTTCATCTGCTGGATCCGCAACCCGGCGACCTCGTGGTGGATGTCTGCGCCGCGCCCGGGGGCAAGTCGTTTTTCGCGGCCTCGCTGATGCGCAACCAGGGCCGCATCGTCGCGGCGGACGTGCAGCCCGAACGGCTGAGCCGGCTCGAGACGGGGATGAAGCCGCTGGGGATCTCGATCGTCGAGACCCGCGCCATGGATGCGGCGCAGCCGGATGCCGATCTGCGGGCGACGGCGGATCGGGTGCTGCTCGACGCGCCCTGCACGGGGCTGGGCGTGCTGGCCAAACGGGCCGATCTGCGCTGGAAACGCACTGAGGAAGAGCTTTCCCGCGTCGTTTCGTATCAGGCGACACTCCTGGATGCGGCCGCCGAGATGGTCCGGCCAGGCGGCCTCCTCGTCTACAGCACCTGCACCATCGCGCCCGAGGAAAACGAGCAGCAGGTCGAGCGTTTTCTCAAACGCCACGACCAGTTTGTCCTGGAATCCGCCGGCGCGTTCGTCCCCGAAGCGCTCGTGAATCCCCTCGGTCACCTGGCGACGCTGCCCCAGAGACATGGCATCGACGGCGCCTTCGCCGCAAGGATGCGGCGAAGGATTAGCGAATAA
- a CDS encoding Gfo/Idh/MocA family oxidoreductase, which translates to MKRLASAGRLRRLALFLVLPALMALSGNRPESPAPLRIAIVGLVHGHVNGFLRDAMQRSDIELVGVYDPDPRLLAERGARFDVPESMRYTDLATMLDVVRPEAITIFTNTFDHRRVVEMAAARGIHAMMEKPLAVSMEHAQAIRDAAYAAGIHVLVNYETTWYASNQFVYRRVIDEGAMGEVRKIVVHDGHEGPREIGVEREFFDWLTDPELNGGGALTDFGCYGANLMTWLRKGERPIAVTAVLQHLKTDDPGYARVDDEANILVEYPDATGIIQASWNWPFGRKDMEVYAETGYAIALDADRLRVRLPGEEEQLARGAGLKAPFNHPLSYLAAVVRGEIRVAPHDLSSLENNLTVTEILDAARVSAATGRRVLLTP; encoded by the coding sequence ATGAAGCGCCTCGCGTCCGCCGGCCGGCTGCGCCGGCTGGCTCTATTCCTGGTTCTGCCCGCCCTCATGGCACTCTCCGGCAATCGCCCCGAATCCCCCGCGCCGCTGCGCATCGCCATCGTGGGGCTGGTCCACGGACATGTGAACGGCTTTTTGCGGGACGCCATGCAACGTTCCGATATCGAACTGGTCGGCGTGTACGACCCGGATCCGCGCCTGCTCGCCGAGCGCGGCGCCCGCTTCGATGTGCCGGAATCGATGCGTTATACGGACCTCGCTACCATGCTGGATGTCGTTCGGCCCGAAGCGATTACGATCTTCACCAACACGTTCGATCACCGGCGCGTCGTGGAGATGGCGGCGGCCCGAGGCATCCATGCCATGATGGAAAAGCCGCTCGCCGTGTCGATGGAGCACGCCCAGGCGATACGCGATGCCGCGTATGCCGCCGGCATCCATGTCCTCGTCAACTACGAGACGACCTGGTACGCGAGCAACCAGTTTGTGTACCGGCGCGTGATCGACGAAGGCGCGATGGGCGAGGTCCGCAAAATCGTCGTGCACGACGGGCACGAAGGGCCGCGAGAGATCGGGGTGGAGCGGGAATTTTTCGACTGGCTGACCGATCCCGAGCTGAACGGCGGCGGGGCGTTGACCGACTTCGGGTGCTACGGCGCCAACCTGATGACCTGGCTGCGCAAGGGCGAACGCCCGATTGCGGTCACCGCCGTCCTCCAACACCTCAAAACGGACGACCCGGGGTACGCGCGGGTCGACGACGAAGCCAATATCCTGGTCGAGTACCCGGATGCCACGGGCATCATCCAGGCGTCCTGGAACTGGCCATTCGGCCGGAAGGACATGGAGGTCTACGCCGAAACGGGCTACGCCATCGCGCTCGATGCCGACCGGCTTCGCGTCCGGCTGCCCGGCGAGGAAGAACAGCTCGCCCGGGGCGCCGGCCTGAAGGCCCCGTTCAACCACCCGCTGAGCTATCTGGCGGCCGTCGTGCGCGGCGAGATCCGCGTGGCGCCGCACGACCTCTCCTCGCTGGAGAATAACCTCACCGTCACGGAAATCCTCGATGCCGCGCGCGTCTCGGCGGCTACGGGCCGGCGTGTGCTGCTGACTCCTTAA
- a CDS encoding transglutaminase family protein encodes MQYVIRHITRFSYESPIRESRMEVRMCPRTESEQQCYSFDLDITPHAQVHSYQDYMGNTIHHFDIPDVHDELTLTSRALVEVRPKDDLPEAVGMEAWEAIEAIMAGDAHLEMVLPSAYARPTQLLHAFIAEHDIARTSDPLTLLRRLNGLIYEQFDYSPQSTHAHSPIDDALKMRSGVCQDFAHIFISLARHLFIPCRYVSGYLFHRPNTDQEHNRSAEDGSHAWVEAYIPGLDWVGFDPTNNTLADDRHIRVAIGRDYVDVPPTRGVYKGSARSTLHVGVSVARARFPVREAAMPQLALVVQPGDLNGVEMTPAERLQQQQQQQ; translated from the coding sequence ATGCAGTATGTCATCCGCCACATCACCCGGTTTTCGTACGAGTCCCCCATTCGCGAAAGCCGCATGGAAGTACGCATGTGCCCGCGAACCGAGTCCGAGCAGCAGTGTTATTCATTCGACCTCGACATCACGCCCCATGCCCAGGTGCACAGCTACCAGGACTACATGGGCAACACGATCCACCACTTCGATATTCCGGATGTACACGATGAACTGACCCTGACCTCACGCGCGCTGGTGGAAGTGCGCCCGAAAGACGACCTGCCGGAGGCCGTCGGGATGGAGGCCTGGGAGGCCATCGAAGCCATCATGGCCGGCGATGCGCATCTGGAGATGGTGCTGCCCAGCGCATATGCCCGTCCGACGCAGCTGCTGCACGCCTTCATCGCAGAGCACGACATCGCACGGACGAGCGATCCGCTCACCCTGCTTCGCCGGCTCAACGGACTCATCTACGAGCAGTTCGACTACAGCCCCCAGAGCACGCACGCCCATTCGCCCATCGACGACGCGTTAAAGATGCGGAGCGGGGTCTGCCAGGATTTCGCCCATATCTTTATTTCCCTGGCCCGGCATCTGTTCATTCCCTGCCGCTACGTCAGCGGCTACCTCTTTCATCGCCCCAACACCGACCAGGAGCACAACCGGTCGGCTGAAGACGGCTCGCACGCGTGGGTGGAGGCCTACATCCCCGGCCTCGACTGGGTCGGGTTCGATCCCACCAACAACACCCTCGCCGACGACCGGCATATTCGGGTGGCCATCGGGCGCGACTATGTCGATGTGCCGCCGACGCGGGGCGTGTACAAGGGGTCGGCCCGGAGCACGCTGCACGTGGGCGTTTCCGTGGCGCGGGCCCGATTCCCCGTGCGCGAGGCGGCGATGCCCCAGCTGGCGCTCGTGGTGCAGCCCGGCGATCTCAACGGCGTCGAAATGACGCCGGCGGAAAGACTCCAACAGCAGCAGCAACAGCAATAA
- a CDS encoding circularly permuted type 2 ATP-grasp protein, which produces MSLLSSYALTSAHDEMFMEGLVPRPHYETLHRRLQELSADELIQRQHAADMAFLQRGITFTVYGHDEGTEKIFPYDILPRILSRQEWEHLEAGLSQRITALNLFLKDIYHEGHILRDGVVPRQLVYSCKHYRREMRGVRIPKDIYVSIAGIDLVRLPDGTFAVLEDNLRVPSGVSYMLNNRQVMRNVFPKLFQHYQIRTVDHYPNALLNTLQELGAGVREQTVVLLTPGVFNSAYFEHAFLARQMGIELVEGRDLLVHNNVVYTRTTAGLKRVDVIYRRIDDDFLDPIPFRSDSTLGVPGLFNAYRAGNVILANAIGTGVADDKAMYAYVPAIIEYYLQQEPILANVQTYLLENASDRSFVLENLQHLVVKSVDESGGYGMLIGPHSTASERETFRLAIQQSPRKYIAQPTLALSAAPCFIGERVVPRHVDLRPYVLFGSSVRIVPGGLTRVALKEGSLVVNSSQGGGSKDTWVID; this is translated from the coding sequence ATGTCGCTACTATCAAGTTATGCCCTCACCAGCGCGCATGACGAGATGTTCATGGAGGGCCTCGTCCCGCGCCCGCACTACGAGACACTGCATCGCCGGCTCCAGGAGCTGTCCGCCGACGAGCTGATCCAGCGCCAGCACGCGGCCGACATGGCCTTCCTGCAGCGCGGCATTACCTTCACCGTCTACGGTCACGATGAGGGGACCGAAAAGATCTTCCCGTACGACATCCTGCCGCGCATCCTCAGCCGGCAGGAATGGGAGCACCTGGAAGCCGGTCTCTCGCAACGCATTACGGCCCTCAACCTTTTTCTGAAGGATATCTACCACGAGGGGCATATCCTCCGCGACGGCGTCGTTCCCCGACAGCTCGTGTACAGCTGCAAGCACTACCGCCGGGAGATGCGGGGCGTCCGGATCCCAAAAGACATCTACGTGTCGATCGCCGGCATCGACCTGGTTCGGCTCCCCGACGGCACGTTCGCGGTCCTGGAGGACAACCTGCGGGTGCCGAGCGGTGTGTCCTACATGCTCAACAACCGCCAGGTGATGCGCAATGTCTTCCCCAAGCTCTTCCAGCACTATCAGATCCGGACGGTAGACCACTACCCCAACGCGCTGCTCAACACACTGCAGGAACTGGGCGCCGGAGTCCGCGAGCAGACGGTCGTGTTGCTAACCCCCGGGGTCTTCAATTCCGCCTACTTCGAGCACGCTTTCCTTGCGAGGCAGATGGGCATTGAGCTGGTCGAAGGACGCGACCTCCTCGTGCACAACAACGTGGTCTATACCCGCACGACCGCCGGCCTGAAACGCGTCGACGTCATCTACCGGCGCATCGACGACGACTTCCTCGACCCGATCCCGTTCCGGTCGGACTCGACGCTGGGCGTACCCGGGTTGTTCAACGCCTACCGCGCCGGCAACGTCATCCTCGCGAACGCGATCGGCACCGGCGTGGCGGACGACAAGGCGATGTATGCCTATGTGCCGGCGATCATCGAGTATTATCTCCAGCAGGAGCCGATTCTGGCCAATGTGCAAACGTACCTGCTGGAGAACGCCTCCGATCGGAGCTTCGTCCTGGAAAACCTGCAGCACCTCGTCGTCAAATCGGTCGACGAGTCGGGCGGCTATGGGATGCTGATCGGGCCGCACAGCACGGCCTCAGAGCGAGAAACGTTTCGGCTCGCCATCCAGCAATCGCCGCGGAAGTACATCGCCCAGCCCACCCTCGCGCTTTCGGCAGCCCCCTGTTTCATAGGCGAGCGGGTCGTGCCGCGACACGTCGACCTCCGTCCGTACGTGCTGTTCGGCTCCAGCGTCCGCATCGTGCCGGGCGGCCTCACGCGGGTGGCGCTGAAGGAAGGTTCGCTGGTGGTGAACTCTTCGCAGGGCGGCGGGAGCAAGGACACCTGGGTCATCGACTGA
- a CDS encoding alpha-E domain-containing protein: protein MLSRVADSLYWMSRYLERAEHTARVLNVNLHGLLDQKDDVVQQRWRRVARSLYMPAVPDTGFEPYLVAASLTFDARVPGSIVNSIVSARQNAREIREQISTEMWEQINRMFLHVQHAQRLGIWDTDAHAFFQAVRDGSHLFQGMSDTTLSHDEGWLFIQLGRYIERVQSIVRLLGVHFDDPAVPEDGSFAIEDYMEWVGLLKSCTAFEAYCRLHTANIQPDRAMGFLLLHPSFPHSVHFGIRMILSALEALSESIPLMKQSEAYRQAGKLASSLQFDPIGDILAGDVQGYLEEIHHRCLQIHDSVFETCITYPLNYNLAY from the coding sequence ATGCTTTCACGAGTCGCGGATAGTCTATACTGGATGAGCCGGTACCTCGAACGGGCCGAGCATACGGCGCGCGTGCTGAACGTCAACCTGCACGGCCTACTCGATCAAAAGGACGATGTCGTACAGCAGCGCTGGCGCAGGGTGGCCCGCAGCCTGTATATGCCGGCGGTGCCGGACACGGGCTTCGAGCCCTACCTCGTCGCCGCCTCGCTCACGTTTGACGCGCGGGTCCCCGGGTCGATCGTCAACAGCATCGTATCCGCCCGCCAGAATGCGCGGGAGATTCGCGAGCAGATCAGCACGGAGATGTGGGAGCAGATCAACAGGATGTTCCTGCACGTACAGCACGCCCAGCGGCTGGGCATCTGGGATACCGACGCGCATGCCTTCTTCCAGGCCGTCCGGGACGGCTCGCACCTGTTCCAGGGCATGTCGGACACGACCCTCAGCCACGACGAAGGGTGGCTGTTCATCCAGCTCGGGCGGTACATCGAGCGCGTGCAATCCATCGTGCGCTTGCTGGGCGTCCATTTCGACGACCCTGCCGTGCCGGAAGACGGATCGTTTGCAATCGAGGACTACATGGAGTGGGTCGGCCTGTTAAAGTCCTGCACGGCGTTCGAGGCCTACTGCCGGCTCCACACGGCCAACATCCAGCCCGATCGGGCCATGGGCTTTCTGCTGCTCCATCCCTCTTTCCCGCATTCCGTCCATTTCGGCATCCGGATGATTCTCAGCGCCCTCGAAGCGCTCTCCGAATCGATCCCGCTGATGAAGCAGAGTGAGGCGTACCGACAGGCCGGCAAGCTGGCATCCAGCCTGCAATTCGACCCGATCGGTGACATCCTCGCCGGCGACGTCCAGGGCTATCTGGAGGAAATCCACCACCGCTGCCTCCAGATCCACGACAGTGTCTTCGAAACCTGCATCACGTACCCGCTCAACTACAACCTCGCCTACTAG